One segment of Strix aluco isolate bStrAlu1 chromosome 4, bStrAlu1.hap1, whole genome shotgun sequence DNA contains the following:
- the LOC141922186 gene encoding uncharacterized protein LOC141922186, which translates to MPAPAPPPPARPGQTFTIAALLGRASPPLHHPPPLWGPPPWGPPPAPAAAAARVLPPPPAVPQPLCPGCCGGPPGWATSLGATGFLISKGRFPVFKAKVGKAKRVRTIFTSDQLARLEKEFARQQYMVGTERCLLASSLHLTEEQVKVWFQNRRIKWRKQSLEQQQAKLAKMGLATSQRSPDSQSHHGEEDKDFPVELEDGGEDTASSPGSGAAPEQTVAKSC; encoded by the exons atgccggccccggccccgccgccccccgcccggcccggccagACCTTCACCATCGCGGCGCTGCTGGGACgcgcctccccccccctccatcaTCCGCCGCCGCTCTGGGGACCccccccctggggaccccccccggctcctgccgccgccgccgccagggtcctgccgccgccgcccgccgtcCCCCAGCCGCTCTGCCCCGGCTGCTGCGGGGGCCCCCCCGGCTGGGCCACCAGCCTGGGGGCAACAG gctTCCTGATCTCCAAGGGCCGCTTCCCTGTCTTCAAAGCCAAGGTTGGCAAAGCTAAGCGAGTCCGGACTATCTTCACCAGCGACCAGCTGGCCCGGCTGGAGAAGGAGTTTGCACGGCAGCAGTACATGGTGGGCACAGAACGGTGCCTGCTCGCCTCCTCCCTGCACCTCACTGAAGAGCAG GTGAAAGTCTGGTTCCAAAACCGGAGGATCAAGTGGAGGAAGCAAAGCCTGGAACAGCAACAAGCCAAACTGGCCAAAATGGGTTTGGCCACCTCGCAGAGGAGCCCCGACTCGCAGAGCCACCACGGCGAGGAGGACAAGGACTTCCCAGTGGAGTTGGAGGACGGCGGGGAGGACACGGCCTCCTCCCCCGGCTCGGGGGCAGCACCTGAACAGACTGTGGCAAAAAGCTGCTGA
- the LOC141922187 gene encoding homeobox protein not2-like, whose translation MKRARTVFKPEQLERLEQEFLKQQYMVGTERVDLAATLHLTETQVKVWFQNRRIKWRKQSMEQKAAKLSQFGVIQPATADSTDIKDHEEDTVDVEL comes from the exons ATGAAGAGGGCCCGCACCGTCTTCAAACCAGAGCAGCTGGAGCGGCTGGAGCAAGAGTTCCTCAAGCAGCAGTACATGGTGGGCACGGAGCGCGTAGACCTGGCTGCAACTCTGCATCTCACGGAGACTCAG GTGAAAGTCTGGTTCCAGAACCGGAGGATCAAATGGAGGAAGCAGAGCATGGAGCAGAAGGCAGCAAAGCTGTCACAGTTTGGGGTGATACAGCCTGCCACCGCGGACTCGACGGACATCAAGGACCATGAGGAGGACACCGTGGACGTTGAGCTTTGA
- the SMYD5 gene encoding protein-lysine N-trimethyltransferase SMYD5 produces MAAAAGDVCGAVAGGRAGAGAGAAAEARFISSAKGKGLFATKNIRKGETVFVERPVVSSQFLWNALYNYRACDHCLRALETAEENAQRLLGKSSLVLPHPEQCSIRKDLHQQCPRCQVTYCSAECRQAALEQYHQVLCLGPSRDDPTHPLNKLQEAWRNMHYPPETSSIMLMARMVATVKQAKDKEWWIKAFSQFCSKTANEEEEVVHKLLGDKFKGQLELLRLLFTEALYDEHLSRWFTPEGFRSLFALVGTNGQGIGTSSLSQWVHACDALDLPMLQREELDAFIDQLYKDIEKESGEFLNCEGSGLYVLQSCCNHSCIPNAETSFPENNFLLHLTALEDIEAGEEICISYLDCCQRERSRHSRNKILRENYLFTCSCPKCLAQADDADVTSDEEEEGEGETDDAELEDEMTDV; encoded by the exons atggccgccgcggcgggggacGTGTGCGGCGCCGTAGCagggggccgcgccggggccggggccggggctgcggcggaGGCGCGGTTCATCAGCAGCGCCAAG GGGAAGGGCTTGTTCGCCACCAAGAACATCCGCAAAGGGGAAACCGTCTTCGTGGAGAGGCCGGTGGTGTCATCCCAGTTCCTCTGGAACGCCCTGTACAACTACCGAG CCTGTGATCATTGTCTGCGGGCTTTGGAGACGGCGGAGGAAAACGCCCAGCGGCTGCTGGGGAAGAGCTCCCTGGTGCTGCCTCACCCAGAGCAGTGCAGCATCCGGAAAGACCTGCACCAGCAGTGTCCCCGGTGCCAG GTGACGTACTGCAGCGCTGAATGCAGGCAGGCCGCTTTGGAGCAGTACCACCAGGTCCTCTGCCTTGGCCCGTCCCGTGATGACCCCACGCACCCCCTCAACAAGCTGCAGGAGGCATGGAG AAACATGCATTATCCACCGGAGACTTCCAGCATCATGTTGATGGCCCGGATGGTCGCCACCGTCAAACAG GCTAAAGACAAGGAGTGGTGGATCAAGGCCTTCTCCCAGTTCTGCAGTAAGACAGCAAACGAAGAGGAGGAGGTTGTGCACAAGCTGCTGGGGGACAAATTTAAG ggccagctggagctgctgcggTTGCTCTTCACCGAAGCCCTTTACGACGAACATCTCAGCAGG TGGTTCACTCCAGAAGGCTTTCGATCGCTCTTTGCCCTCGTTGGGACCAATGGCCAAGGCATAGGAACAAG CTCTCTGAGCCAGTGGGTACACGCTTGCGACGCGCTGGATCTCCCCATGCTGCAGCGGGAGGAGCTGGACGCCTTCATTGACCAGCTCTACAAGGACATCGAGAAGG AGTCAGGAGAGTTCCTTAACTGCGAGGGATCGGGTCTCTACGTgctccagagctgct GTAACCACAGCTGCATCCCCAACGCCGAGACATCCTTCCCGGAAAACAACTTCCTCCTGCACCTGACGGCTCTGGAGGACATCGAAGCAGGAGAG GAAATCTGCATCAGTTATTTAGACTGCTGTCAGAGGGAGCGGAGCAGACACAGCCGCAACAAGATACTCAG GGAGAACTACTTGTTTACCTGCTCATGTCCCAAGTGCCTAGCGCAAGCCGATGATGCTGACGTGACGTCGGACGAAGAGGAGGAGGGCGAAGGGGAGACAGATGATGCTGAGCTGGAGGACGAGATGACTGACGTTTGA